In a genomic window of Armatimonadota bacterium:
- the groL gene encoding chaperonin GroEL (60 kDa chaperone family; promotes refolding of misfolded polypeptides especially under stressful conditions; forms two stacked rings of heptamers to form a barrel-shaped 14mer; ends can be capped by GroES; misfolded proteins enter the barrel where they are refolded when GroES binds), whose amino-acid sequence MPKILAYNEEARRAMERGVNKLADAVKITLGPKGRNVVIEKKFGSPTITHDGVTVAKEIELEDPFENAGAQLVREVATKTEDVAGDGTTTATILAQAMMRDGLKLVAAGANPMALKRGIDRAVAAVVEQIKTAAKPLETKEEIAYVASISANDPSIGQLIADAMDKVGKDGVITVEESKGIETTVEVVEGMMFDKGYISPYFITDPEKMEAVLEEPVILITDKKISAVKDLLPVLEKVVQLGRPLLIIAEDVEGEALATLVVNKLRGTLSAVAVKAPAFGDRRKAILQDIAILTGGQVISEEVGLKLENTTAGQLGRAQQVRVRKEETIIVGGAGKPEEIQKRIQQIRKQIEETESDYDREKLQERLGKLSGGVAVIKVGAPSEAELKYRKTRTEDALRATRSAVEEGILPGGGVVLVQAQQAVDALKLEGDEAMGAGIVRRALEEPMRQLAINAGQEGSIIVEQARTQPPGYGYDVLTGRFVDMLKAGIVDPAKVVRTALQNAASVAGLLLTTEALVVEKPEEEKEAATPSVPPM is encoded by the coding sequence AGGGCCGCAACGTCGTCATCGAGAAGAAGTTCGGGTCCCCCACCATCACCCACGACGGCGTCACCGTGGCCAAGGAGATCGAGCTGGAGGACCCCTTCGAGAACGCGGGGGCCCAGCTCGTGCGCGAGGTGGCCACGAAGACGGAGGATGTGGCCGGCGACGGGACCACCACAGCCACGATCCTGGCACAGGCGATGATGCGCGACGGGTTGAAGCTCGTCGCCGCCGGGGCCAATCCCATGGCGCTCAAGCGCGGCATCGACCGGGCCGTGGCCGCCGTGGTCGAGCAGATCAAGACCGCGGCCAAGCCGCTGGAGACCAAGGAGGAGATCGCCTACGTCGCCTCCATCTCGGCCAACGACCCCTCCATCGGCCAGCTCATCGCCGACGCCATGGACAAGGTGGGCAAGGACGGCGTGATCACGGTGGAGGAGTCCAAGGGGATCGAGACCACCGTCGAGGTCGTCGAGGGGATGATGTTCGACAAGGGCTACATCTCCCCGTACTTCATCACCGACCCCGAGAAGATGGAGGCCGTCCTCGAGGAGCCGGTCATCCTCATCACCGACAAGAAGATCAGCGCCGTGAAAGACCTCCTCCCGGTGCTGGAGAAGGTCGTGCAGCTGGGGCGGCCGCTGCTCATCATCGCCGAGGACGTCGAGGGCGAGGCCCTGGCCACCCTGGTGGTGAACAAGCTGCGCGGCACTCTGTCGGCGGTGGCGGTGAAGGCCCCGGCCTTCGGTGACCGCCGCAAGGCCATCCTCCAGGACATCGCCATCCTCACCGGCGGGCAGGTGATCAGCGAAGAGGTCGGCCTGAAGCTGGAGAACACCACCGCCGGCCAGCTTGGCCGGGCCCAGCAGGTGCGGGTGCGCAAGGAGGAGACGATCATCGTCGGCGGGGCCGGCAAGCCCGAGGAGATCCAGAAGCGCATCCAGCAGATCCGCAAGCAGATCGAGGAGACCGAGTCCGACTACGACCGGGAGAAGCTGCAGGAGCGGCTGGGCAAGCTCTCCGGCGGTGTGGCGGTGATCAAGGTCGGCGCGCCCAGCGAGGCGGAGCTGAAGTACCGCAAGACCCGCACCGAGGACGCCCTGCGGGCGACCCGGTCGGCGGTCGAGGAGGGCATCCTCCCCGGCGGCGGGGTGGTGCTGGTGCAGGCCCAGCAGGCCGTGGACGCCCTCAAGCTCGAGGGGGACGAGGCCATGGGCGCCGGCATCGTGCGGCGGGCGCTGGAGGAGCCGATGCGCCAGCTGGCCATCAACGCCGGCCAGGAGGGCTCCATCATCGTCGAGCAGGCGCGCACGCAGCCGCCGGGCTACGGCTACGACGTCCTCACCGGCCGCTTCGTCGACATGCTGAAGGCCGGCATCGTCGACCCGGCCAAGGTGGTGCGCACGGCCCTGCAGAACGCGGCCAGCGTGGCGGGGCTGCTGCTGACCACCGAGGCGCTGGTGGTGGAGAAGCCCGAGGAGGAGAAGGAGGCGGCCACGCCCAGCGTGCCGCCGATGTAA
- the purD gene encoding phosphoribosylamine--glycine ligase, with amino-acid sequence MRILILGNGAREHAVGWALAASSSRPALFFAPGNAGTESLGPSLPADLHDPESLLRAARSVEPDLTVVGPEAPLAAGVVDRFEAAGFRIVGPRLAAARIESSKAFAKALMAEAGIPTAPWQVFEDPAAALAYVRTAPLPLVVKADGLAAGKGVTVCATRGEAEDAVYRLMVQGAFGEAGRRVVVEEALEGEEVSVLALTDGRDIALLPPARDHKRLLAQDRGPNTGGMGAVAPAAIGPGVLGQAEAILRRAVRALAARGTPYRGILYAGLMETAGGVRVLEFNCRLGDPEAQAILPLLDTDLVDALLATVEGRVGTLQVRWRPGAAVAVVVAGGRYPEAADHGTPIEGVGEIPPDILVFHAGTARGPDGRLVTAGGRILTLVAVGPDMEAARRRAVKAAETVRFPGRHYRPDIGLRHRHWLPATGTVWAAGEPADRDRRHPLPIAGGAPDRGGPGPGGAPDHHRPVASGVAGHTPSLHARVAIIVGSDSDLPVVEEHALPVLRHFAVPYEVTVASAHRSPERVRRVAEEAEARGWQVIIAAAGGAAHLAGVLAAHTVLPVIGVPLDATPLRGLDALLATVQMPPGVPVATVAVGGWGMHNAALLAVQILATADPELRERFRQGKARLARSVEEKAARVAEHLARGDAAAAER; translated from the coding sequence ATGCGGATCCTGATCCTCGGTAACGGCGCCCGGGAGCACGCCGTCGGCTGGGCCCTCGCTGCCTCTTCTTCCCGTCCAGCCCTGTTCTTCGCCCCCGGGAACGCCGGGACCGAGTCGCTGGGCCCTTCATTACCCGCCGACCTGCACGACCCCGAGAGTCTCCTTCGCGCCGCCCGAAGCGTGGAGCCCGACCTCACCGTGGTGGGGCCCGAGGCGCCGCTGGCCGCCGGGGTGGTGGACCGGTTCGAGGCGGCCGGGTTCCGCATCGTCGGCCCGCGCCTAGCCGCGGCGCGGATCGAGAGCAGCAAGGCCTTCGCCAAAGCCCTCATGGCCGAGGCCGGCATCCCCACAGCGCCCTGGCAGGTCTTCGAGGACCCGGCGGCGGCGCTGGCGTACGTGCGGACGGCCCCGCTCCCGCTCGTGGTCAAAGCGGACGGGCTGGCTGCCGGCAAGGGCGTCACCGTGTGCGCCACGCGGGGTGAGGCGGAGGACGCCGTCTACCGGCTGATGGTGCAGGGCGCCTTCGGTGAGGCGGGCCGGCGCGTGGTCGTCGAGGAGGCCCTCGAGGGCGAGGAGGTGAGCGTCCTCGCCCTCACCGACGGCCGGGACATCGCCCTGCTGCCGCCCGCACGCGACCACAAGCGCCTGCTGGCCCAGGACCGTGGCCCCAACACCGGCGGGATGGGCGCGGTCGCCCCCGCCGCGATCGGCCCGGGTGTCCTGGGCCAGGCCGAGGCGATCCTGCGGCGCGCCGTCCGGGCGCTGGCCGCGCGCGGCACGCCCTATCGGGGGATCCTCTACGCCGGCCTGATGGAGACGGCCGGCGGCGTGCGCGTGCTGGAGTTCAACTGCCGCCTAGGCGACCCCGAGGCGCAGGCCATCCTCCCGCTGCTCGACACCGACCTGGTGGACGCGCTCCTGGCCACCGTGGAGGGACGTGTCGGCACCCTGCAAGTGCGGTGGCGCCCCGGGGCGGCGGTGGCCGTGGTGGTGGCCGGCGGGCGCTATCCGGAGGCAGCCGACCACGGCACTCCCATCGAAGGAGTGGGAGAGATCCCTCCGGACATCCTGGTCTTCCACGCGGGGACGGCTCGTGGACCGGACGGCCGCCTGGTCACCGCCGGCGGCCGCATCCTGACGCTCGTGGCGGTGGGGCCCGACATGGAGGCGGCGCGTCGGCGCGCTGTCAAGGCCGCCGAGACGGTGCGGTTCCCCGGCCGTCACTACCGCCCCGACATCGGCCTGCGGCATCGGCATTGGCTCCCCGCGACCGGCACGGTCTGGGCCGCCGGCGAGCCTGCAGACCGCGACCGCCGGCATCCGCTCCCCATTGCCGGCGGAGCGCCGGACCGCGGTGGGCCCGGGCCCGGCGGCGCACCGGACCACCATCGCCCCGTGGCCAGCGGCGTGGCGGGGCACACCCCGTCCCTCCATGCCCGCGTGGCCATCATCGTGGGCAGCGACTCCGACCTGCCGGTGGTGGAGGAGCACGCCCTCCCGGTCCTGCGCCACTTCGCCGTGCCCTACGAGGTCACCGTCGCCTCCGCGCACCGCTCTCCCGAGCGCGTGCGGCGGGTGGCCGAGGAGGCCGAGGCGCGGGGGTGGCAGGTGATCATCGCCGCCGCCGGCGGGGCGGCGCACCTGGCCGGGGTGCTCGCGGCTCACACAGTGCTGCCGGTGATCGGCGTGCCGCTCGACGCCACGCCGCTGCGCGGCCTGGACGCCCTGCTCGCCACCGTCCAGATGCCCCCGGGGGTGCCGGTGGCCACGGTGGCCGTCGGGGGGTGGGGGATGCACAATGCCGCCCTGCTCGCCGTGCAGATCCTGGCTACCGCGGATCCCGAGCTGCGCGAGCGCTTCCGTCAGGGCAAGGCCCGCCTGGCCCGGTCGGTCGAGGAGAAGGCGGCACGGGTGGCCGAGCACCTCGCCCGCGGGGACGCTGCCGCAGCGGAGCGGTGA